In Desulfosoma sp., the genomic stretch TGTGGCCGGGACAATCGGCTTCGGCCTCTTCGGCCGGGACGCAACCAGAAAACCTCTCGCTCAATGAGAAAAAGGGAATCCATGGGCTCTTTTTAAAGCCATCACCTCAGCACCCTTTAAAAAGCTTCGGTCGAGTTCACAAGTGATGGTGAAAACCCTGGTGCTCCTGTTTGCTCGCTGAAAGGCTCTTTGCCGTCGTCGAACGTATCGGACAAGAGGCTCGCAGGCACGAGCAGGTGGTTTCGGTGGGCAGCTTCCAAAAAGAAAATAATTCCACGAAAAAACCGAGGCAGATACGTAGGTTCTCCCCTAAAGATCCTGTCTTGGGTGGGCGAAGATCCGGCTGTCCGGGATTTTGACGAGGCGCAAGGATTCATAGGCATGGTTACGAGGGGCGGACGGGTGGGTCCGCCCATTGTCGAACCGGCTCTCAGCGGCTTTTTTTGGAATGCTCTTCAAAAAGGATCAGCAGAGGACTGGCAATGAAAACGGATGAATATGTCCCCACCAAAATACCGATTAACAAGGCAAAGGAAAAGTCATGAATCACACTACCGCCCAGCAGAAACAGGCACATGACCACCAAAAGCGTGGTCCCCGAGGTGAGCAAAGTACGGCTGAGGGTTTGATTAATGCTGCGATTGACCAAAGTCTTCAGGTCGCCTTTTCGAGAAGCTCGAAGGTTTTCTCGAATACGGTCATAGACGATGATAGTATCGTTCAGCGAATAACCCACAATGGTCAAAAGGGCGGCCACGATGGTCAGGTCAAATTCCTTGTTGAGAAGGGCAAAAATTCCCACCGTGATGAAAACGTCGTGAATCAAGGCCACGACGGCTCCTAAGGCATATGGCAGTTTCAGAATCCAGCACAAAGCTAAAGTGATGATCAAAGCGCCGATGATCAGGTACGTCATGGATAAGCCTGTGAGCCCTAGAAGATAAACCCCGATGAGAAGGGCAGCTGCCATGACGCCGCTTGTTCCCCATTTCAGTTCAAACCGGCCTGAAATATACAAAGCTATGAAAAGCAAGGCGTAGTAGATGGCCAGCAAGGCTTTTTGACGGAGATCGTGTCCCACTTTGGGACCCACCATTTCCACGCGCAGAATGTCGGCTTTACCAGCCCCGAAAGCCTGATCCAAGCGGGCCTGAACATCATCGCTAACCCTTTTGGCCTTCTCTTCACTAATCTCGGAACGAATAATAAATTCGTTGTCCGAGTCGGCTCCCACCTGCTGAATGGCACTTCGAGCAATGCCCAAATCCTTCAAGGCATCCCGAATAGCATCCGGCGTTGTCCTTTCTGAAAACTTGACCTGAATCAGAGTGCCCCCGGCAAAATCGACACCCATGTTAAGCCCGCCACGCCATACAATGGCTGCCGCTCCCAAAAGGATTAAAACAGCGGAAAGGATTAAGGCCTTCGTCCGCATACCGACAAAATTGATGTTGATGTCCGGTCTAATAAATTCCATAGGCGGTCCAGCCCCTCGCTAGATACTCAGTGTTCTCATGCGCTTTTCAACAAACAGGTAATCGAAGACAAGCCGTGTGACCACAATGGCCGTAAAAAGACTGGCCACAATACCGATGCTCAAGGTCA encodes the following:
- the secF gene encoding protein translocase subunit SecF; the protein is MEFIRPDININFVGMRTKALILSAVLILLGAAAIVWRGGLNMGVDFAGGTLIQVKFSERTTPDAIRDALKDLGIARSAIQQVGADSDNEFIIRSEISEEKAKRVSDDVQARLDQAFGAGKADILRVEMVGPKVGHDLRQKALLAIYYALLFIALYISGRFELKWGTSGVMAAALLIGVYLLGLTGLSMTYLIIGALIITLALCWILKLPYALGAVVALIHDVFITVGIFALLNKEFDLTIVAALLTIVGYSLNDTIIVYDRIRENLRASRKGDLKTLVNRSINQTLSRTLLTSGTTLLVVMCLFLLGGSVIHDFSFALLIGILVGTYSSVFIASPLLILFEEHSKKSR